The following coding sequences lie in one Salvelinus fontinalis isolate EN_2023a chromosome 21, ASM2944872v1, whole genome shotgun sequence genomic window:
- the LOC129819118 gene encoding pro-MCH 1, with product MRHSVLSISFAVALFLECYTPSTAIPIGKTDDVALEQDTLDSLLSVEVAENSPDSVRGRSSKVVLLADSGLWMNLNRGLPFYKLRAAAAGPDRALTMDRREAGQDLSPSISIVRRDTMRCMVGRVYRPCWEV from the coding sequence ATGAGACACTCTGTCCTCTCCATCTCCTTTGCCGTGGCACTTTTCTTGGAGTGCTACACACCGTCCACGGCGATCCCCATCGGCAAGACGGACGACGTCGCCTTGGAGCAAGATACCCTAGACTCCCTACTGAGTGTAGAGGTGGCTGAAAACAGCCCTGATTCAGTCAGAGGCAGGAGCTCCAAGGTTGTCTTGTTGGCAGACTCTGGCCTGTGGATGAACCTAAACAGAGGACTTCCTTTCTACAAGCTGAGAGCTGCAGCCGCCGGGCCTGACAGAGCCCTGACTATGGACCGCAGAGAGGCTGGCCAGGACCTGAGCCCAAGCATCTCCATTGTCAGGAGGGACACCATGAGGTGTATGGTGGGAAGGGTGTACCGGCCCTGCTGGGAGGTGTAG